Proteins encoded by one window of Lathyrus oleraceus cultivar Zhongwan6 chromosome 1, CAAS_Psat_ZW6_1.0, whole genome shotgun sequence:
- the LOC127078601 gene encoding adenylate isopentenyltransferase 5, chloroplastic, producing the protein MIIPVAATSSSACKQELPLINFQKGLTKMESLFHNRNKDKVVVIMGATGTGKTKLAIDLAKHFQPSEIVNSDKIQVYKGLDITTNKVTEQECDGVPHHLLGSFDPTTNFTANDFCYHACSAIDSIVQKDGLPIIAGGSNSYLDTLVNHCSEFRLRYECCFLWVDVALPVLHSSLQSRVDRMIEAGQVDEVREFFDPSGDYTKGIRRAIGVPEFHDFLTAEANSADERTKKKLLEAAITRVKINNCTLANRQRQKIQRLNGMWKRSMYRLDATETIIRSGTRARKETWEDQVLSKSLIILYNFLYGETRVCSRNVSPKNIIDALSGSQPTLTLSAVAAATH; encoded by the coding sequence ATGATTATCCCAGTGGCAGCAACATCATCCTCTGCCTGCAAACAAGAATTGCCTCTAATAAATTTCCAAAAGGGACTCACCAAAATGGAGTCATTATTTCACAATAGAAACAAAGATAAGGTGGTAGTGATAATGGGGGCCACAGGTACTGGAAAGACCAAATTAGCCATAGATTTGGCCAAACATTTTCAACCATCTGAAATTGTTAATTCAGATAAAATACAAGTTTATAAAGGTCTTGACATAACAACAAATAAGGTAACAGAACAAGAATGTGATGGGGTCCCACATCATCTTTTAGGTTCATTTGATCCTACAACAAACTTCACTGCCaatgatttttgttaccatgcttGTTCAGCTATTGATTCAATTGTGCAAAAAGATGGGTTGCCTATTATTGCTGGTGGTTCAAATTCTTATTTAGATACCTTGGTGAATCATTGTAGTGAATTTAGGTTAAGGTATGAGTGTTGTTTTCTTTGGGTTGATGTTGCACTTCCTGTCCTTCATTCTTCGCTTCAATCGCGTGTTGATCGCATGATTGAAGCTGGTCAGGTAGATGAAGTTCGTGAGTTTTTTGATCCTTCGGGTGATTATACTAAAGGGATTCGAAGAGCTATTGGAGTGCCtgaatttcatgattttcttACTGCAGAAGCAAATTCAGCCGATGAGAGAACTAAGAAAAAGCTTCTTGAAGCCGCTATTACTAGGGTTAAGATTAATAATTGCACTCTTGCAAATCGACAACGACAAAAGATTCAAAGATTAAATGGAATGTGGAAAAGAAGCATGTATCGTCTTGATGCCACTGAAACAATCATTAGAAGTGGAACACGTGCTCGAAAGGAAACATGGGAGGACCAAGTACTCTCAAAGAGTCTTATAATCCTCTACAACTTCCTTTATGGTGAAACTCGTGTTTGCTCGAGAAATGTTTCACCTAAAAATATAATTGACGCTCTTTCTGGATCACAGCCGACACTAACATTGTCGGCGGTCGCGGCGGCCACCCATTAA